GTCCGGTTCGAGCAGGATGACACTTTCAATCTGATTAACTGAATTCTTATCAAATGGTTTCTTGCAATGGATGTAATTTCCGGTAAAACCGTTCATAAATCCCTTATGCATACTTGATTCCCACAGGACCAACTGATGGCTGCCCCTGTTTTCGTTGTAAAACAGTTCCTTTTTTCTTTCTGAAAGTTGATGAAGCAGCCGGCTGCGCTCCTGTTTGATGGCGTCAGGAACCTGTTCTGCCAGTAATGCGGCTTTGGTGCCCGGTCGTTTTGAGTAAGTGAATACATGCAGATACGATACCGGCAGGCTTTCAATAAAATCCACGGTTTGCCTGAAGTCCTCGTCCGTTTCACCCGGAAATCCGGTGATGACATCTGCCGCGATACAGGCATCAGGCATCATCATTATAATAGTATTAACCCTGTCTGCAAATACTTCACGCTTGTATTTCCGTTTCATCAGCTCAAGAATACGGTCAGTGCCCGATTGCAGCGGTATGTGGAAGTGGGGCATAAACCGTCGGTTTTGGGCGACCAGCGTGATGATTTCATCTTTCAGTAATTCCGGTTCCACGGACGAGATTCTGATTCTTTCTATGCCCTCAAGTTGTCCGAGTGCTTTCAGAAGCTCAGTGAAATTTTCGCCGTTCCGTCTGCCGAAATCACCGATATTGACCCCGGTAAGCACAATCTCCTTTACTTCGGAGGAAGCGATCTGCTGAGCTACCTGAAGCGTGGATGCAATGGTTGCGCTTCGACTCCGGCCACGGGCGAACGGAATGGCGCAATAGGTGCAAAAATAGTCGCAGCCATCCTGAACCTTGAAAAATGAACGGGTGCGGTCTCCAATGGAAAAGCCAGGTTCAAAGTCAGTTGGCATGGAAGGAGCCTGATTTTTTTCTTCTTTATACTTCCTCAGATCGGTAATATATTCGGGGAGCCGGTATTTGTCGCTGTTACCCAAAATGATATCCACCCCATTGATTTTATGAATTTCTTCCGGCCTGAGCTGGGCATAGCAGCCAATCACTGCAACCGAGGCTTCGGGATTTCTTCTTGCAGCCTGCCTGATAGCGGCCCTGGTCTTCTTTTCAGCATGTGAAGTAACCGTGCAGGAATGAATCACGTAATAATCGGCCTCCTCGCTGAAATTCACGATTTCGTAACCTGATGCTGTAAATTTTCCAGCAATGGCCGAAGTTTCAGCAAAATTAAGCTTGCAGCCAAAAGTCTGAAATGCAATTTTATTATTCTTCATTGCTGCAAAGATAGGCATTTGAACAGTGTGACTATCTGTTTCAGCGGCATCAGATCAGATTGTATTTCGCAATGTAAAGTGAGAATTCTGTTTTGTCATCCCTGATCTGAGGACATGTTTAATCCATCATTTTTATATATAATAATTCCGGATAAATTTTGTAACTTTGCGAATGGATATAGATTATTTCTGTATTTCTTTTGTGATTCCTCAAATCTGAATACAGAAACCGAATTGCTGTCCGTTATTTTTTATTTGAGATTTCCGGTAATGGAAAAAGTAATTGTTGATAACATCGCGGCGACGCAGGGGCTTTGGAAGGATAAGACGATATTGATAGTTGAGGATGTTGAATCGAATTATCAGTTTCTGGCTGCTACACTCCGGAAGTCCGGCGCTGAAATTCTTTGGGCAAAATCAGGCGAAGAGGCATTGAAACTGGTTTCAGGAGATGCAATAATAGATATAGTCCTGATGGATGTCCAGCTTGATGGGATGGACGGATACATGGTTACCGTTGAATTAAAAAAGATAAGGCCGGAATTGCCCGTTATTGCTCAAACTGCTTATGCAATGAAGGGAGAGAAGGAAAAAAGCAAAGCCGCCGGCTGCGACGACTACCTTTCGAAACCCATCAGGCCATCTGAATTGCTGAGAACAATCAGCAGGTATCTCTAAATAACTTTCGCGGTTTTTCCACTGAAGTGCTGAATCAATATTCCTCCTATAATCAGGATAAGGCCTGCTATTGTGGAGATAAGAATCTTTTCACCGACAAATACTGAAACAAAAATCAGTGAAAGAAAGGGGGAGAGGTATACAAGGTTGCTTACCCTTGCTGTGTTTTCGGCGTATTTCAGGGCTTTAAGCCATAGTACAAAGGTGATCCCCATTTCAAACAAACCGATATAAACAACACCGATAACACCTTTTATACCAGGCAGAACGAGGTTGTTGGTTGAAATGGCGTAAACAAGAATATAAAGAAATCCAAACGCGAAGTTCATGAAAAGTTTTTCGGTCTCTTCCCGCTTATCCTTCAGATTGAGCAGCCAATAAGATGCCCAGAAAAATGCGCTGACCAAAGCAAGTGCCACCCCGGCCGGATGAGAAAAACGAAGTGTCATGATCCTCCCTTCGATAGCAATTACAAATATTCCGGCAAAGCTTATCAACAATGCAAAGAAACTGATTAGCGAAATCTTCTGACGTAGGAATGGAATGGACAGTAACACTAAAATCATTGGCCAGATATAGTTTAATACTACTGCCTCCTGGGCCTGAAGAATGGAGTAGGCTTTCAGAAGTACGAGGTAATAGGCAAAAGGATTTAGAAATCCCATGATTGCCGACATTCCGATATTCTTTTTGCTGAGGTTGAAAATATCTCTCATTTTCCCGCTTATAGTCAGCGTCAGCGCAAGGAAAATCACGGCGATAAAGCTGGCAAAAAGCAATACCTGGACAAAGTTCAGGTAATTCAGTGTCAGCTTGAAAGCTGAACCGATGGTAGACCAGAAAAGGACTGCCATCAGTGCGAACATCATGGATTTATTGCCGGTTTTCATTTTGCAAAGTTACGGATTGGTTTGACGCGCAGCAGGTTGCCAGTATTTCTGTTTTATTGAAATTATCCTCAGCATGGGAAGTAGGTTATCATAATCGTTTTTGGAAGATATCTAGATTTAACGATTTAATTTAGTTAACTTTAGATAAAAGTCAGGGGCTTGCCAATCATTAAAAAGTATTTACTTTTGCTCCAAAATTAACCAACCAGACTTTTATGAAGAAATTAGCTGTAGTGGCCCTGGGAGGCAATGCGTTGCTCAGGAGTGACCAGAAAGGAACAATTGATGATCAGGAAACAAATGTTTACGAAACAGCAGAGCGTCTGCTAACGCTTATCCGGTCAAATTATAATTTAGTGATTACACATGGTAACGGTCCCCAGGTGGGGAACATCCTGCTTGCCAATACCGCCGGACATAAATTGTATGGTTTGCCGGATATGCCGCTGGATATTGCTGTGGCTTATTCCCAGGGATTCATTGGTTATATTATCGAACAGCAGTTACGAAATGTAATGATGGCCAATGATCTTGACAGGGACATTATTTCTATTATCACCCAGGTGTTGGTTGATAAAGACGACCCTGCATTTAAAAATCCTACCAAACCTGTTGGGCCTTATTATACAAAAGAAGAGTCTGAAAGGATTACTGATGAAACCGGCGCTAAGTTTGCAGAAGATCCGCGTGGCAGGGGCTATCGTAAAGTTGTAGCCAGCCCTAAACCCTTGGTAATCAGCAATCAAAAGTCAATCGAATCGCTTGCACGCGCCGGCCAGATTGTTATTGCTGTTGGTGGAGGCGGAATTCCTGCATTTTATGTTGAAGAAAACAAGCTGCAGGGGATAGATGCTGTTATTGACAAGGACCTGGCTTCATCCCTGCTTGCAGTCCAGATCAGGGCTGATAAGTTTTTTATTCTGACTGATGTACCCAAGGTCTGCATTAATTATAATACGCCGCAGGAGAAAGCGCTTGACCGCATGACGATTGCCGAGGCCAAACGTTATCTTGAAGAGGGTCAGTTTGCAGAAGGTAGTATGGCGCCCAAGATCAGGGCCGCAATAGCCTTTGTGGAGGGCAGTGGCAAGGATGCCATCATTACAAGCACCGATAAGCTTGGTATCGATAATGGTGGAACCAGAGTCGTAATCGTATAATTATTTTCTGAAACCATTAAAACAATCATATTATGGCATTTAATCTCAGAAACAGAAACTTCCTGAAACTTTTGGATTTTACTCCTCAGGAAATCAAGTATTTACTTCAGCTTTCGGTTGATCTTAAAAAGGCAAAATATGCCGGAACCGAACAGCAGCAGCTGAAAGGAAAGAACATTGTGCTTCTTTTCGAAAAAGATTCAACCCGCACCCGTTGTGCGTTTGAAGTTGCCGCCCTTGACCAGGGAGCGCACGTTACTTATCTCGGACCTTCAGGTTCACAAATGGGTAAGAAAGAGTCTATGAAAGATACTGCCCGCGTACTTGGACGCATGTATGACGGAATAGAGTATCGCGGTTACGGACAGCACATTGTTGAGGAACTGGGTAAATATGCCGGTGTTCCGGTTTGGAACGGATTGACCAACGAGTTTCATCCTACCCAGATCCTGGCCGATTTCCTTACCATGATGGAGCATTCCGATAAACCATTACATCAGGTTGCTTTTTGCTATCTTGGCGATGCCAGGAATAATATGGGCAACTCCCTGATGGTAGGTGCTGCCAAAATGGGTATGGATTTCAGGGCTGCAGCGCCCAAAGCCTGCTGGCCAGACGAGAAACTGGTGGCCACCTGCCGCGAAATAGCCAAAGAAACCGGAGCAAAAATCACGCTCACCGAATCGGTTGAAGAAGGGGTAAAAGGTGTGGACTTCCTTTACACCGATGTATGGGTATCTATGGGTGAACCTGCTGAAGTGTGGGCAGAGCGAATCAAACTGTTGAGCCCCTATCAGGTGAATATGGATGTTGTGAAGAAGACGGGCAATCCCACGGTGAAGTTCCTGCACTGTCTGCCTGCATTCCACAATCGCGAAACTGTTATCGGTGAGGATGTATTCCAGAAGTATGGACTGGAAGCAATGGAAGTAAGTGAAGATGTGTTCGAATCACCAATGTCGGTGGTTTTTGATGAAGCTGAAAACAGGTTACATACCATTAAAGCAGTAATGGTGGCAACCCTGGGTTGCTAAAAGCTGATCCCTGTGGATAAAATTAAAGGCGATCTCAAAGGTCGCCTTTAGTTTTTTTATAAATCCAATGTCTTCATTTGAGTTTCATGGCTGCAATCATTTCTTCAAGCTGTGCCCGCATGCCGGCATTTACCTTGTCAAATTGTGATTTTTCAGGTAATAGACCCTTTACTCCAAAGTAAAACTTGATTTTTGGCTCAGTACCTGAAGGACGCACCGTAATTTTGCTGCCTCCCTTCAGGAAAAACTGAAGAACATCTGATTTGGGGAGATCAATGGGTTTTTCATCTCCGGTAATACGGTTGAACTCTTTCTGAAGTTTGTAATCTTTGATTATCTCTACGGGAATGCCGTTGATTTCACGGGGTGGCGAATTCCGGTATCCATCCATCATTGCCTGAATCTCTTCCGCCCCTGATTTACCTTTTTTAGTGATTGAAATCAGATCTTCGAGGTAGAATCCGTACTCCTGATATATATTGATAAGCATTTCATACATCGACATACCCATATTCCTCGCCCATGCAGCTGTTTCTGCAAGCAGGGCACAGGCGGCAACCGCATCTTTATCACGAACAAAATCACCGACAAGGTAACCGTAACTTTCCTCTCCGCCTCCGATAAACTTTTTCTGACCTTCAAACCTGCGGATGATTTCAGCGATGTATTTGAAACCGGTAAGTACATCGTACGATTCAACTCCGTGGCTGATTGCAATGTCTTTTAGCAGTTCGGATGTTACGATGGTCTTCGCGATAAACTCTTTTCCGGTAAGTTTTCCTTTGATCTTCCACTGGCGGATCAGGTAATAAATCAGCAGAGATGCGGATTGATTTCCATTCAGAAGTATGTAGTTGTCATTGTTATCTTTTACTCCGACACCGACGCGGTCACCGTCAGGATCCGTGGCAAGAATCAGGTCAGCATTTACTTTTTTAGCCAGTTTCAATGCAAGCTCGAGTGCGGCTTTTTCTTCAGGATTCGGGGATACAACTGTTGGAAAATTTCCGTCAGGCGTAAGCTGTTCCTTTACCGTTTGAATGTTTGTAAAACCAAATGCTTTCAATGCTTCCGGAACAAGCTTATAACCTGTTCCATGTATCGGCGTGTAAACGATTTTCATATCGCTTTGCCGTTTGATTACGTCGGGTGAAATTGATAAGGAAACAAGCGTGCTGATGTATTCCTTGTCAATGTCTTCGCCAATGCTAACAATATTTTCAGGATGGCCTGAAAATTTTATATCCCCGACTGACTCAATCTTTTGCACTTCGGCAATCACATTCTTATCATGAGGAGGTACCAGTTGTCCGCCATCACTCCAGTAGACTTTATAACCGTTATATTCTTTAGGGTTGTGCGAGGCCGTAACAACAATGCCTGTATGGCACTTAAGATAACGGACGGCAAATGAAAGCTCGGGCGTGGGCCGGAGTGAATCAAAAAGAAATACTTTTATACCATTGGCTGCCAACACTTCCGCTGAAATTCCGGCAAAAAGTCCGCTGTTGTTACGCGAGTCATACGCTATGGCTGCCCTGATTTCACTTTCATGTATCAATGCCGTTTTCAGGTAATTGGCCAGGCCCTGGGTTGCAGCACCAACCGTGTATTTGTTCATGCGGTTGGTTCCTACGCCCATGATACCGCGTAAACCGCCGGTACCAAACTCAAGATCACGGTAAAAACATTCAACAAGCTCGGCCGGATCATTGTCCATCATCTCCTTTACCGCTTTTCTGGTATCGGGGTCGTAATTTTCTTTAAGCCAGACTTTTGCTTTTTCGATAATCTTCGGGTCTACTTCCTTTATTGTCATAATATGTCAGATTTTTCAGTGCTTTAATCAGTTTGCTCTAACCTGATTTCTCTATAAATTGTTCAATACTTTCCGGTAACCCTCAATGACTCCCGGAGCGTTAAAGGTAATAATTATTCCCATTCTTTTACCTGAAATTTTCAGCTTCGATTGCAATGAATGCAGTTGCAGCAGTGAAATCTCCCGTTCCGACTGGATTTCTACAATCGCTTGATTTTCAACAAGTATATCAACAATTATTTCTTTACTTGTTTTGATGTCCTTGTAGTAAACGGGAAACGCAACATCCCGTTTGAACAACAGGCCTTTCAATCTGAGTTCATGAAGGAAACAGGTATGATAAATCTGAACATCAAGCCCCTGACCGAGTTCGGAGTAGACTTCTGATGCTGCTTCAAATATCCGGGTATGCAGTTTGTTGAGTTCAGCCCTGTTCATTCAGCAAAGCTAGGCATTTTTTAAGGCTTTCGTACCACCAGGGGACAGCGCAGTGCGTGATTGCGGCATATTTGCTTTTGTCAAGCACACTATAATAGGGACGGGGAGCAGGCAGGGGGTATCCGGCGGTATCGGTCGGGACAACTTTGCATTGAATTCCGGAGAGTTCTATTATGGTCCTGGCAAAATCATACCAACTGCAGACCCCTTCATTGGAGAAATGGTAAATGCCGCCATCTGCATTTTTGTCGATTAGGTTAAGTATGGCATTTGCCAGATCGTGCGCCCAGGTAGGTGATCCGATCTGGTCAGCGACAACTTTCAGCAATCCCTTTTCCTTGCCAACCCGGAGAATGGTTTTTACAAAATTCTGACCATGAGCTGAATAAAGCCATGACGTTCTTATAATGATGGAACCGGGTGCAGCCTTCATTACATTGTTTTCACCCAGGGCCTTGCTTTTAGCGTATACGCCTGCAGGTTCAACCGCATCCGTCTCCAGGTAAGGTTTATAATTCCGGCCATTGAAAACATAATCGGATGAAATATGTATCATTCTTGCGCCATGGCTTGCAGCAGCCGCGGCCAGGTAACCCGGCCCGTCGGCATTTAGCCGGTACGCAGCCTCAGGCTCCGCTTCTGCTTTGTCAACGGAAGTGTATGCCGCACAATTGATGATCCGGTCGGGACGGGTCTCCTGAACAAAGCGATTAACCTGATCGTGGCTGGTTATGTCTAACTCCTGGTAATCGGTAAATATAAACTCGTGTTCAGGCAGGTTCGCAGCCATCAACTGCAACTCATTGCCCAACTGTCCTTTGCTCCCGGTAACCAGTATCTTCATTTAATTCTTATTTGATAATGGTTTTGAAATATTCTATCGTATGCTTTAACCCTTCGTCAAGCTGAATTTTTGGCTCCCAGTTCAGTTTTTGGCGGGCAAGGGTGATGTCGGGCTGTCGCTGGAGCGGATCGTCGCTGGGCAGAGGCCGGGTGATAATTTTTGATTTTGACCCGGTGAGATGTATTACTTTCTCTGCCAGCTCCCGTATGGTAAATTCATTAGGATTCCCGACATTCACCGGCCCGGTAAATTCATCGCCGGTGTTCATCAGCCGGATCATGCCGTCAATAAGATCTGAATAGTAGCAGAAACTTCGGGACTGTTGTCCATCTCCGTAAAGGGTTATTTCTTCTCCTTTAAGCGCCTGAACTATGAAATTGGAAACTACCCTGCCGTCGTTGGGGTGCATGCGGGGACCGTAAGTGTTGAAAATCCGCATGATTTTAATCCTGACATTGTTTTGCTTGTGATAGTTCACGAAAAGGGTCTCTGCGGCCCTTTTTCCTTCGTCGTAACAGGCACGCTCACCGATGGGATTAACATGTCCCCAGTAACTTTCGGTTTGAGGATGTATCTGCGGATCCCCATAAACTTCGCTGGTTGAGGCCTGCAGAATTTTGGCCTTAATGCGCTTAGCCAGCCCCAGCATATTGATGGCGCCCATCACGGAGGTTTTGACTGTTTTGATGGGGTTGAACTGGTAATGAATGGGTGAAGCAGGACAGGCCAGATTGTATATTTCATCCACTTCAATGTAAAAGGGCATGGTAACATCATGCCTTATCAACTCGAAATATGGATTGTTAAGCAAATGGACAACATTTGACTTTTGTCCGGTAAAATAGTTGTCGAGACAAACTACTTCGTTGCCTTCGTTCAGCAACCTTTCGCACAAATGTGACCCCAGGAATCCGGCGCCGCCTGTTACCAGGATTTTCTTTCTCATCTGATGGATTTTTTTGCCTGACTAAGAATCTTTAAAGCGGAATTACGGCTTTTCTGTATTAACTCCAACGCAGAAGTATGAAAAGTCGAGTGACTTCAATTCAACCGCATCATAAATATTGCGTCCGTCAAAGATCACCGGGTTTTTCATCAATTTCCTGATCACTACCCAGTTCGGGTATCTGAATTCGGTCCATTCTGTCAGCAGGAACAAAGCATCCGAGTCTATTGTTGCTTCATAAGGGTCTTTGCAGTATTCGATTACTTCACCGATCCTTCTTTTAGACTCATGCATAGCCACCGGATCGTATGCTTTTACCCTGCACCCTTGTTTCAGCAGGTGGTCGATTATTACCAGCGAGGGGGCTTCACGCATATCGTCAGTTTGTGGCTTGAATGACAGACCCCAGATTGCAACGGTTTTACCCCTGACATCACCTGTGAAAAAGCTCATGAATTTGTTGAATAACAATGACTTCTGATCATCGTTCACGGCTTCCACCGCTTTCAGTATCCGCATGGAGTATCCAACCGTGTCAGCGGTCTTTATCAGTGCTTTTACGTCTTTTGGAAAGCAGGAACCTCCATAGCCAATGCCAGGGTATATAAATTTGTTGCCGATCCTTGTATCACTACCAATACCTTTGCGGACCATATTTACATCGGCACCCATGATTTCGCAAAGGTTAGCGATGTCATTCATAAAGCTGATCTTGGTTGCAAGCATGGCATTTGCCGCATATTTTGTCATTTCGGCAGAAGGGACATCCATAAAAATAACCGGGTGCCCGTTAAGTGTAAACGGTTTATACAGCCGGGCCATGATTTCCTGCGCTTTTTCAGATTCAACCCCTACAACAATCCGGTCGGGTTTCATAAAATCATTGATGGCGTCGCCTTCTTTGAGAAATTCGGGATTGGAAGCGACATCGAAAAAGATGCCAAGTTCACGCCTGTCAAGCTCTTCCTGAACTGCTGCCCGTACTTTTGCTGCAGTGCCAACGGGTACGGTACTTTTCGTTACCACTGTGATATGTTGATTCATATGCTGGCCAATGGTCCTGGCAACATCCAGCACATATTTCAGATCTGCACTGCCATCTTCATCCGGCGGGGTTCCCACAGCGATAAAGATTACGTCAGAATCATTCACACAACTGGGCAGGTCGGTTGAGAAATGTAACCTGCCTTTCTCGGTATTCCTGGCAATCATTTCATCGAGCCCGGGTTCGTAAATCGGGGAGATGCCTTTTTTCAGATTGTCGATTTTTTTCTGATCAATGTCTACACACACAACATTGATGCCTACTTCAGAGAAGCAGGTTCCGGTAACAAGACCGACATAACCTGTTCCAACTATAGTGATTTTCATAGAGTAAAGAATTTTCCAGCTTGTTTATTTGAAAGTAGCAAATGTACCAAATAGAAGTCAGGCTGCAAAAGCCGCATGC
This sequence is a window from Lentimicrobium saccharophilum. Protein-coding genes within it:
- the mtaB gene encoding tRNA (N(6)-L-threonylcarbamoyladenosine(37)-C(2))-methylthiotransferase MtaB gives rise to the protein MKNNKIAFQTFGCKLNFAETSAIAGKFTASGYEIVNFSEEADYYVIHSCTVTSHAEKKTRAAIRQAARRNPEASVAVIGCYAQLRPEEIHKINGVDIILGNSDKYRLPEYITDLRKYKEEKNQAPSMPTDFEPGFSIGDRTRSFFKVQDGCDYFCTYCAIPFARGRSRSATIASTLQVAQQIASSEVKEIVLTGVNIGDFGRRNGENFTELLKALGQLEGIERIRISSVEPELLKDEIITLVAQNRRFMPHFHIPLQSGTDRILELMKRKYKREVFADRVNTIIMMMPDACIAADVITGFPGETDEDFRQTVDFIESLPVSYLHVFTYSKRPGTKAALLAEQVPDAIKQERSRLLHQLSERKKELFYNENRGSHQLVLWESSMHKGFMNGFTGNYIHCKKPFDKNSVNQIESVILLEPDKDGMYMVKPNH
- a CDS encoding response regulator is translated as MEKVIVDNIAATQGLWKDKTILIVEDVESNYQFLAATLRKSGAEILWAKSGEEALKLVSGDAIIDIVLMDVQLDGMDGYMVTVELKKIRPELPVIAQTAYAMKGEKEKSKAAGCDDYLSKPIRPSELLRTISRYL
- a CDS encoding DMT family transporter encodes the protein MKTGNKSMMFALMAVLFWSTIGSAFKLTLNYLNFVQVLLFASFIAVIFLALTLTISGKMRDIFNLSKKNIGMSAIMGFLNPFAYYLVLLKAYSILQAQEAVVLNYIWPMILVLLSIPFLRQKISLISFFALLISFAGIFVIAIEGRIMTLRFSHPAGVALALVSAFFWASYWLLNLKDKREETEKLFMNFAFGFLYILVYAISTNNLVLPGIKGVIGVVYIGLFEMGITFVLWLKALKYAENTARVSNLVYLSPFLSLIFVSVFVGEKILISTIAGLILIIGGILIQHFSGKTAKVI
- the arcC gene encoding carbamate kinase, producing MKKLAVVALGGNALLRSDQKGTIDDQETNVYETAERLLTLIRSNYNLVITHGNGPQVGNILLANTAGHKLYGLPDMPLDIAVAYSQGFIGYIIEQQLRNVMMANDLDRDIISIITQVLVDKDDPAFKNPTKPVGPYYTKEESERITDETGAKFAEDPRGRGYRKVVASPKPLVISNQKSIESLARAGQIVIAVGGGGIPAFYVEENKLQGIDAVIDKDLASSLLAVQIRADKFFILTDVPKVCINYNTPQEKALDRMTIAEAKRYLEEGQFAEGSMAPKIRAAIAFVEGSGKDAIITSTDKLGIDNGGTRVVIV
- a CDS encoding ornithine carbamoyltransferase → MAFNLRNRNFLKLLDFTPQEIKYLLQLSVDLKKAKYAGTEQQQLKGKNIVLLFEKDSTRTRCAFEVAALDQGAHVTYLGPSGSQMGKKESMKDTARVLGRMYDGIEYRGYGQHIVEELGKYAGVPVWNGLTNEFHPTQILADFLTMMEHSDKPLHQVAFCYLGDARNNMGNSLMVGAAKMGMDFRAAAPKACWPDEKLVATCREIAKETGAKITLTESVEEGVKGVDFLYTDVWVSMGEPAEVWAERIKLLSPYQVNMDVVKKTGNPTVKFLHCLPAFHNRETVIGEDVFQKYGLEAMEVSEDVFESPMSVVFDEAENRLHTIKAVMVATLGC
- a CDS encoding phospho-sugar mutase, translated to MTIKEVDPKIIEKAKVWLKENYDPDTRKAVKEMMDNDPAELVECFYRDLEFGTGGLRGIMGVGTNRMNKYTVGAATQGLANYLKTALIHESEIRAAIAYDSRNNSGLFAGISAEVLAANGIKVFLFDSLRPTPELSFAVRYLKCHTGIVVTASHNPKEYNGYKVYWSDGGQLVPPHDKNVIAEVQKIESVGDIKFSGHPENIVSIGEDIDKEYISTLVSLSISPDVIKRQSDMKIVYTPIHGTGYKLVPEALKAFGFTNIQTVKEQLTPDGNFPTVVSPNPEEKAALELALKLAKKVNADLILATDPDGDRVGVGVKDNNDNYILLNGNQSASLLIYYLIRQWKIKGKLTGKEFIAKTIVTSELLKDIAISHGVESYDVLTGFKYIAEIIRRFEGQKKFIGGGEESYGYLVGDFVRDKDAVAACALLAETAAWARNMGMSMYEMLINIYQEYGFYLEDLISITKKGKSGAEEIQAMMDGYRNSPPREINGIPVEIIKDYKLQKEFNRITGDEKPIDLPKSDVLQFFLKGGSKITVRPSGTEPKIKFYFGVKGLLPEKSQFDKVNAGMRAQLEEMIAAMKLK
- a CDS encoding GxxExxY protein, producing MNRAELNKLHTRIFEAASEVYSELGQGLDVQIYHTCFLHELRLKGLLFKRDVAFPVYYKDIKTSKEIIVDILVENQAIVEIQSEREISLLQLHSLQSKLKISGKRMGIIITFNAPGVIEGYRKVLNNL
- the rfbD gene encoding dTDP-4-dehydrorhamnose reductase, with amino-acid sequence MKILVTGSKGQLGNELQLMAANLPEHEFIFTDYQELDITSHDQVNRFVQETRPDRIINCAAYTSVDKAEAEPEAAYRLNADGPGYLAAAAASHGARMIHISSDYVFNGRNYKPYLETDAVEPAGVYAKSKALGENNVMKAAPGSIIIRTSWLYSAHGQNFVKTILRVGKEKGLLKVVADQIGSPTWAHDLANAILNLIDKNADGGIYHFSNEGVCSWYDFARTIIELSGIQCKVVPTDTAGYPLPAPRPYYSVLDKSKYAAITHCAVPWWYESLKKCLALLNEQG
- a CDS encoding UDP-glucuronic acid decarboxylase family protein; translated protein: MRKKILVTGGAGFLGSHLCERLLNEGNEVVCLDNYFTGQKSNVVHLLNNPYFELIRHDVTMPFYIEVDEIYNLACPASPIHYQFNPIKTVKTSVMGAINMLGLAKRIKAKILQASTSEVYGDPQIHPQTESYWGHVNPIGERACYDEGKRAAETLFVNYHKQNNVRIKIMRIFNTYGPRMHPNDGRVVSNFIVQALKGEEITLYGDGQQSRSFCYYSDLIDGMIRLMNTGDEFTGPVNVGNPNEFTIRELAEKVIHLTGSKSKIITRPLPSDDPLQRQPDITLARQKLNWEPKIQLDEGLKHTIEYFKTIIK
- a CDS encoding UDP-glucose dehydrogenase family protein, translated to MKITIVGTGYVGLVTGTCFSEVGINVVCVDIDQKKIDNLKKGISPIYEPGLDEMIARNTEKGRLHFSTDLPSCVNDSDVIFIAVGTPPDEDGSADLKYVLDVARTIGQHMNQHITVVTKSTVPVGTAAKVRAAVQEELDRRELGIFFDVASNPEFLKEGDAINDFMKPDRIVVGVESEKAQEIMARLYKPFTLNGHPVIFMDVPSAEMTKYAANAMLATKISFMNDIANLCEIMGADVNMVRKGIGSDTRIGNKFIYPGIGYGGSCFPKDVKALIKTADTVGYSMRILKAVEAVNDDQKSLLFNKFMSFFTGDVRGKTVAIWGLSFKPQTDDMREAPSLVIIDHLLKQGCRVKAYDPVAMHESKRRIGEVIEYCKDPYEATIDSDALFLLTEWTEFRYPNWVVIRKLMKNPVIFDGRNIYDAVELKSLDFSYFCVGVNTEKP